ATGAGCAATCTGATCGGTGGCGTTGGCCTCGGCAAGTATCTGTCCGAGAACGATACCGAGACCGATAACAATACCTATCCCGGAAAGAGTCCCGCCAAATCCCGAAGCAAGCGTACCGCCTATCTGGTCAATGGGCATACCGACCAGAAACCCGGTCAGAACGCCGCTTAAAAGCAATACGATAAAAGGATTCATACGGAACGCCAGAATTGCCAACAGAACAAAGGCAATTGCCACAATAAAAATTACGAGCAATAAAGGGCCTGTAACCATTTATTATTCCTCCTTATATAATCTCAACAAAAGCACCTTTATACAGAACCTGTGCATTACCTCCTTCCATGTTTTTTTCTGGATTAGCTCTGTATACCGGTAAGCCATTGTTTGAATTCAGAATTTTCGAGAATCTGCGGATTTACAATAAAGCGGGGCTTCCTGCCTTCAAGAAGTTTCTGTATATCTTCCATAAGCAGCCCCGGAGAACTGGTCAATGCTTCTTTTGTCGTTCCGGCAATATGGGTGGTGAGGGTAATATTATCCAGTTCCACAAATTTATCTTTCTCAGGAAGCGGCTCAGTGGGAAATACATCAAGTGCCGCACCGGCTATTTTTTTTTCCTTCAGAACGGAGTAGAGGGCATCGTAGTCAACTAAGCCTGCACGTCCGGTGTTGATAAAATAGCTTTCCGGTTTCATCAGCGCGAATTCCTTACTGCCGATCATTCCCCTGTTCTCATCCGTCAGCCTGGCATGAACGGTGACAAAATCACTCTGCCTGAAAAGATCTTCCAGGCTTACCAGTTTCACTCCAAGTTCTCCGGCAATTTCCGGATTCACATAGGGATCGAAGGCCAGGATTTCAGTGTTGAAGCCTGAAAGCTTGCGGGCCACCAGCTGGCCGATATAGCCGAAACCGACAATTCCTATTGTCTTCTCCTTCAGCTGGGGGACCATATCGGAATTGGAAAATGTTTTTCTCCACTCTCCCTGTTTTATTGCCAGGTGGGCCCGGGCAATATTACGGGATTCAGATAGCATCAATCCTACTGCAAAATCACTGACGGCTTCCGCGTTTCTGCCCTGTACATTGAAAACAAGAATACCCCGGCGGTTTGCTTCTTCGAGATTCACGTTCTCCAGACCGGCACGGCAGACCCCGGCTATTCGGAGATCAGGCAGAGCCTCCATCAGTTTGGACGAAACAGGGACAAAGAGTCCCATGACAAGCTCTGCCTCCCGGTCTTCGGAACCAAGCATCTCAGGAACAATCTCGATCTCCGGTCCCTGTTTTTCAACTTCCAGTCTGCGAAACTGCAGCTTCTGCCAATCACTTTCCCAGTCGCCTGTTTTTACATCTTCAACATATTTTGCCAGGTAACGGTCAAAAGCGGGACGAAAATCCTTTCCCGGAATCATTGCGTCACCTATAATGCATGCTTTTTTTATCTTACCCATCGTTCTGTCTCCTTACTCTCTATCTTTTCTGACGGGCCACAGCTATCTGGGACCCGGCAATGGCTTCTATACCACGATTTCCCAGCTTGAAAGTCAGGACTATCGTCAATAAATCTATAATAACCAGCTGCAGGATTCTGGAGGTCATTGCATCCGGTCGGTAGTTCATCTCGTTTGTACTGCTCAAGAGCTGTATGCTGGTAAGCTCCGACAGGGTGGAATGGGGATAACTGGTAATCGCCAGGGACTCTCCTCCCTGCTCCAGCACCATCCGGCAGCAGTCCAGGAGCACTTCGCTCTCGCCTGAATGGGACACGAAAATAAAAAGGTCTCCCCTTTTTGCCTGCGCACTGTGTATCGCCATAATGTGGGGATCATGGCATACGGCGGCACTCAATCCGAGGCGGATAAGTTTATGAAAAAGATCTCCGGCAATATATGCCGAGGAACCGACTCCGAAAATAAAGAGTCGCGATGCATTCAGCACCTTCCCGGCGAAGGACTCCAGGTCCCGGTCAGAAATAAGACTCCTGATATCTTCAACTGCAGCTACCGTCGATGAGACAACCTTCTCTTTAATGCTTCCCACCGAATCATCGCTTTCGATATCCGACCAGGCATATTTGGGGGTTTCTTCCTGCAATCCCTGGGCAAGCTGCACGCGGAAGACCTGATAGGAAGCGAACCCGATCTTTCGCAGAAAGCGCATGATAGTGGTCTCGCTTGTGCCGCAGGTCGTAGCAAGATCGGTAATTGACAGGTAC
The Marispirochaeta aestuarii DNA segment above includes these coding regions:
- a CDS encoding 2-hydroxyacid dehydrogenase; translated protein: MGKIKKACIIGDAMIPGKDFRPAFDRYLAKYVEDVKTGDWESDWQKLQFRRLEVEKQGPEIEIVPEMLGSEDREAELVMGLFVPVSSKLMEALPDLRIAGVCRAGLENVNLEEANRRGILVFNVQGRNAEAVSDFAVGLMLSESRNIARAHLAIKQGEWRKTFSNSDMVPQLKEKTIGIVGFGYIGQLVARKLSGFNTEILAFDPYVNPEIAGELGVKLVSLEDLFRQSDFVTVHARLTDENRGMIGSKEFALMKPESYFINTGRAGLVDYDALYSVLKEKKIAGAALDVFPTEPLPEKDKFVELDNITLTTHIAGTTKEALTSSPGLLMEDIQKLLEGRKPRFIVNPQILENSEFKQWLTGIQS
- a CDS encoding MurR/RpiR family transcriptional regulator; translated protein: MENEKRKAIDIPSSIRRNYHSLSEVQRKIADYVLKNSDRAMYLSITDLATTCGTSETTIMRFLRKIGFASYQVFRVQLAQGLQEETPKYAWSDIESDDSVGSIKEKVVSSTVAAVEDIRSLISDRDLESFAGKVLNASRLFIFGVGSSAYIAGDLFHKLIRLGLSAAVCHDPHIMAIHSAQAKRGDLFIFVSHSGESEVLLDCCRMVLEQGGESLAITSYPHSTLSELTSIQLLSSTNEMNYRPDAMTSRILQLVIIDLLTIVLTFKLGNRGIEAIAGSQIAVARQKR